The sequence GCCAAGGTCGTCAGCCGCACACAGCCCCGTGGGCTGCGGACTGCACGACCTTGGCGTACTTGCCGAGCACGCCGCGGGTGTACTTCGGTGGGTTCGGCTCCCAGCCGACCTTGCGCTCGTCGAGGTCGTCGATCCGGACGTCGAGGGTTCGGTTCGCGACGTCGAGGGTGATCTCGTCGCCGTCCCGCACGAAGGCGATGGGACCGCCGTCGACGGCCTCGGGCGCGATGTGGCCGACACAGAGCCCGGTCGTGCCACCGGAGAACCGGCCGTCGGTGATGAGCAGGACGTCCTTGCCGAGGCCAGCGCCCTTGATCGCGCCGGTGATGGCCAGCATCTCGCGCATCCCCGGCCCACCCTTGGGTCCTTCGTAGCGGATGACGACGACGTCGCGCGGCTTGATCTCGCCGGCTGCCAGCGCATCGAGCGCCTTCCGCTCGCCGTCGAAGACCCGCGCCGTACCGGTGAAGGTCGTGTCGTCGAAGCCCGCGCTCTTGACCACGGCTCCCTCCGGCGCGAGCGAACCGTGCAGGATCGCGAGCCCGCCGCTGGCGTGGATCGGGCGGTCGAGCTTGCGCAGGACCTCTCCGTCGAGGTGCTGCGGGTTGAGCGCCTCGAGGTTCTCGGCCATCGTCTTGCCGGTGACGGTGAGGGTGTCACCGTGCATCAGTCCCGCGTCGAGCAACGCCTTCATCACGACCGGGATGCCACCGATCTTGTCGACGTCGTTCATCACGAAGCGACCGAAGGGCTTGAGGTCACCGATGTGCGGCACCTTGTCGCCGATCCGGTTGAAGTCCTCGAGCCTCAGGTCGACCTCGGCCTCGCGCGCGATGGCGAGGAGGTGGAGCACTGCGTTGGTCGAACCGCCGAGCGCCATCACCACCGCGATGGCGTTCTCGAAGGCGGGCTTGGTCATGATCTGACGTGCCGTGATCCCCTGACGCAGCATCTCCACCACGGCTTCGCCCGAGCGGTGCGCGAACCCGTCGCGACGCCGGTCGACGGCTGGCGGTGCGGCGCTGCCCGGCAGGCTCATCCCGAGCGCCTCGGCGACGCTGGCCATCGTGTTTGCGGTGTACATGCCGCCGCACGCACCCTCCCCGGGGCAGATGGCCTTCTCGATCCGGGTGACCTCGGCCTCGGTGATGCGGCCGGCCAGGCAAGCCCCGACGGCCTCGAAAGCATCGATGATCGTGACGTCGTTGCCGTCGACCTGACCCGGCATGGTGCTTCCCGCATAGAGGAAGACACTCGCCAGGTCGAGGCGCGCTGCGGCCATCAGCATCCCGGGCAGGCTCTTGTCGCACCCTGCCAGCAGGACGCTGCCGTCGAGCCGCTCGGCCATCATCACCGTCTCGACCGAGTCCGCAATGACCTCCCGGCTGACGAGACTGAAGTGCATGCCCTCGTGACCCATCGAGATGCCGTCCGAGACCGAGATCGTCCCGAACTCGAGGGGGTAGCCGCCGCCCGCGTGCACGCCGTTCTTGACCGCCTTCGCCAGTCGGTCGAGGCTCAGGTTGCAGGGCGTGATCTCGTTCCAGCTCGAGGCAACCCCGATCTGCGGCTTCTCCCAGTCCTCGTCGCCCATCCCGACAGCGCGGAGCATGCCCCGCGCCGCAGCGCGCTCAATGCCGTCGGTGACGTCGCGGGAACGGGGCTTCAGGTCCGGCCGGTCTGCGGTGGGGCTCATGACGTGAAGGCTACTTGCGACTCCGCTCCCGGCGGCACGGCGTCTCAACCAGCCCGAAACGCATCAGGCCGGCGATTCCTGGACTTGGACGAGTCCTGGATCGCCCACTCAGGGATCAGCAGCCGTCTGTGACGGCGCGGCTGCCAACCTTCCCTCGCCTCCGCCACGACCTCTCGCCAGGTCGGATGGTCGTCGACGTCGGCGGGGGTGGGCGGACGCACGAGCTGCCAGTGCGTGCTGTAGCGCACCTTGGGGAGCTCGATGTCAGCGGAACGGCACAGGATCTGGTGAAACCAGGCAGTCGTTGCCGCTGCCTCCGGCGCCCACCAACCTTCCGCCCAGACATAGGTGTGCGCCGGGTAGCGCCGGTCCGCAGCATCCCGCGCGGCCTCGGCACGCATAGGTGTGACGCGTCGCCCGTCCTCGCGCACTGCGACAAGACTCAGTCCGGCGACGTCGAGGGCTCGAGCCAGGATCCGCGCCGAGGGGACGCTGCGGCCGGTCTCCCACTTCGCGACGGCGGACTGCGAGACGTCGAGCCGCTGGGCGAGCTCGCGTTGGGAGAGGTGAGCCAGTCGGCGTACGCGCCGGATCAGGCCCGAGATCTCCAGCCCCCCTGCCGTCCCCACGCGGCCAGGAAGATCGTCCTTCGACTGCTCGCCCCGCAGCTGCGTTTTCGTGTGAGTGCTCGGCTCCATGGTCTGTCCCCCGAAGTGGTCGTCGTCGCAGCCATGACAGCAGGCACCACCGACAGCGACCCCTCGTCCGTGATCCTTGGACCTGAGTCCGCTCGCGACTCAGGTCCAAGGAGGGTGGGCAGGCCCTCAGCAAAGGCTGATGTCAGCCAGAACCGGTGGGCGACTCAGACTCGGCCGCCGACCTGAGCGAGCCGAGACCCCTCTCGAAGTCCTTGCCGATCGCCCTGTCGAAGTACAGCTTGCCCATCAACCCCATCACGACGCCGCGCTGCCCCGTCATGGTCCAGGTGACGTCGGTGCCGCCGGCTGCGGGCGCGAATGCAAAGGTCGTGATGTTGGCCGCCTTGAAGGGCTTGATGAACTCAAGTGCGATCTCCACCCGGGATGGTTCTGAGCGCAGGATCTCCATGGTGCCGGCTCCAGCCTTGGCGTTGCCCGCCCAGGCGTAGCGCGATCCCGCGCCTGTGGCGGCTCCGGAATAGGTGCGTTGAAGCTGAGGGTCGATCCCCTCCCATGGTGACCACCTGGGCCACTGGCGGAAGTCGTTCACCAAGGCGTGCACGGTCGCTGGCGGCGCGTCGATGTGTGCGCTACGGGTGGTGGCGAAGTCGGGCATGGGTGGATCCTGTCTGCGGTTGGACCGGTTCAGGAGAGGCTCGCGGCGCGCACCACCATCACGTCGGGCAGGTTCCTCTGGATCTCCGCCCACGTGGCTCCTGCGTCCGGTGATGACCACACGGCGCCGTTCCGGCTCCCGAAGTAGATGCCCGCTTCCTCGTGGTCGTCGACGCACATCCCATCGCGCATGACGGCGGCGAAGAAGCTGTCGGGCAGAGCGCCGTCGCCGAGGGGCTCCCAGGTCCTACCGCCGTCGGTGGTACGGCACACCCGGGCCCGGCCGTCGACCGGCCAGCGCGCGCCCGCGTCGGCGATCGGGAACGTGTAGGCGGTGTTGGCGCGGTGGGGATGCGTCACCATGGCGAAGCCGAACTCCGAGGGCAGGCCGGGTGCGATGTCCTGCCAGGTGTCACCACCGTCGTCGGACCGGTAGACCCCGCCGTGGTTCTGCAGGAAGAGGCGGTCGGGATCCTCGGGGTCGCGGGCGACCTTGTGGACGCACTGCCCGAACTCGGGGAAGTTGCGCTCCCCGGGATAGAACTCGGCCTTGATCCCGTGGTTCGCGGGCGCCCAGGAGGTGCCGCCGTCGTTTGTCCGGTAGACACCACCCGTGGAGAGCGCAGCCAGCACTGCGGCGGGGTCGTCGGGGTGGGGCAGGATCGTGTGGAACGCCTGCCCCCCGAAGCCGGCGTCCCATTCCGCGCGGTGGGGGTGGTCCCACAGGCCGCGCACGAGCGTGAAGCTCTCGCCTCGGTCCTCCGAGCGGAACACAGCTCCCGGCTCGGTGCCTGCCCAGACGACGTCCTCCTCGACCCCTGGGGTCAGCTGCCAGATCCTGGCCAGGGTCGCGGGAGATCCGTCCGGCAGCTGGGCGTCCTCGGGGAAACGGATCGCACCGTTCGGTGTCTCCTGCCAGGTGGCACCCAGGTCGTCGCTG comes from Nocardioides piscis and encodes:
- the ilvD gene encoding dihydroxy-acid dehydratase, which codes for MSPTADRPDLKPRSRDVTDGIERAAARGMLRAVGMGDEDWEKPQIGVASSWNEITPCNLSLDRLAKAVKNGVHAGGGYPLEFGTISVSDGISMGHEGMHFSLVSREVIADSVETVMMAERLDGSVLLAGCDKSLPGMLMAAARLDLASVFLYAGSTMPGQVDGNDVTIIDAFEAVGACLAGRITEAEVTRIEKAICPGEGACGGMYTANTMASVAEALGMSLPGSAAPPAVDRRRDGFAHRSGEAVVEMLRQGITARQIMTKPAFENAIAVVMALGGSTNAVLHLLAIAREAEVDLRLEDFNRIGDKVPHIGDLKPFGRFVMNDVDKIGGIPVVMKALLDAGLMHGDTLTVTGKTMAENLEALNPQHLDGEVLRKLDRPIHASGGLAILHGSLAPEGAVVKSAGFDDTTFTGTARVFDGERKALDALAAGEIKPRDVVVIRYEGPKGGPGMREMLAITGAIKGAGLGKDVLLITDGRFSGGTTGLCVGHIAPEAVDGGPIAFVRDGDEITLDVANRTLDVRIDDLDERKVGWEPNPPKYTRGVLGKYAKVVQSAAHGAVCG
- a CDS encoding helix-turn-helix domain-containing protein; the protein is MGTAGGLEISGLIRRVRRLAHLSQRELAQRLDVSQSAVAKWETGRSVPSARILARALDVAGLSLVAVREDGRRVTPMRAEAARDAADRRYPAHTYVWAEGWWAPEAAATTAWFHQILCRSADIELPKVRYSTHWQLVRPPTPADVDDHPTWREVVAEAREGWQPRRHRRLLIPEWAIQDSSKSRNRRPDAFRAG
- a CDS encoding SRPBCC family protein, with amino-acid sequence MPDFATTRSAHIDAPPATVHALVNDFRQWPRWSPWEGIDPQLQRTYSGAATGAGSRYAWAGNAKAGAGTMEILRSEPSRVEIALEFIKPFKAANITTFAFAPAAGGTDVTWTMTGQRGVVMGLMGKLYFDRAIGKDFERGLGSLRSAAESESPTGSG
- a CDS encoding WD40/YVTN/BNR-like repeat-containing protein, with amino-acid sequence MTQTLLMVGTRKGLWIGTSDQARTSWQWTGPHFPMEEVYSVMIDRRGSSPRLLAGCSSSWFGPQVRRSDDLGATWQETPNGAIRFPEDAQLPDGSPATLARIWQLTPGVEEDVVWAGTEPGAVFRSEDRGESFTLVRGLWDHPHRAEWDAGFGGQAFHTILPHPDDPAAVLAALSTGGVYRTNDGGTSWAPANHGIKAEFYPGERNFPEFGQCVHKVARDPEDPDRLFLQNHGGVYRSDDGGDTWQDIAPGLPSEFGFAMVTHPHRANTAYTFPIADAGARWPVDGRARVCRTTDGGRTWEPLGDGALPDSFFAAVMRDGMCVDDHEEAGIYFGSRNGAVWSSPDAGATWAEIQRNLPDVMVVRAASLS